The following coding sequences lie in one Arachis hypogaea cultivar Tifrunner chromosome 9, arahy.Tifrunner.gnm2.J5K5, whole genome shotgun sequence genomic window:
- the LOC112709591 gene encoding putative lipid-transfer protein DIR1, producing MGSKSSPSMVAVAIMALSVVAMLDGCVAQSFCNTSLPELFKCKPAVTPPNPSPPTPECCAVVAKADLQCLCGLKNNPLVPTLGIDLNLAFQIPAKCNLTLPPQC from the coding sequence atGGGTTCAAAATCATCACCGTCAATGGTGGCAGTAGCAATAATGGCATTAAGTGTGGTTGCAATGCTTGATGGTTGCGTGGCGCAATCCTTCTGCAACACGTCACTTCCAGAGTTGTTCAAGTGCAAGCCGGCCGTGACGCCGCCAAATCCTTCGCCGCCAACGCCAGAGTGCTGCGCGGTGGTGGCAAAGGCGGACCTGCAATGTCTTTGCGGATTAAAGAATAATCCCTTGGTGCCAACTCTGGGGATCGATCTAAACCTCGCCTTTCAAATCCCTGCAAAGTGTAACCTGACTCTCCCTCCTCAATGTTAA
- the LOC112712402 gene encoding uncharacterized protein encodes MMWAFASNALSNIRVKRIPSVSSHTCAVSAECSDDESCSNASRDEGLECPICWESFNIVENVPYVLWCGHSLCKNCVLGLQWAVVTFPSQQIKIPFFISCPWCHLLSFRLIYNGNLKFPCKNYFLLWMVESMNGDRQRLVSTCMDSQPVWTPKSYILENQATNSNHIRASLCNYTGRQEPNIVGGRGRHRHPFSLNKSLDFFIHFTSKFPLVITFLLIAFFAVPCSAIILVLYLLVTILFAIPSFLVLYFACPMMHKLVRNITS; translated from the coding sequence ATGATGTGGGCTTTTGCATCAAATGCCCTTTCGAACATTAGAGTGAAAAGAATCCCAAGTGTGTCAAGTCATACTTGTGCAGTTTCAGCAGAATGCTCTGATGATGAGTCCTGCTCTAATGCCAGCAGAGACGAAGGACTAGAATGCCCCATATGCTGGGAATCCTTCAACATAGTTGAGAATGTGCCTTATGTCTTATGGTGTGGTCACAGTCTCTGTAAGAACTGTGTACTAGGACTTCAGTGGGCTGTGGTGACGTTTCCTTCTCAACAAATCAAGATTCCGTTCTTCATTTCATGTCCATGGTGCCACCTGTTATCATTCCGTTTGATTTATAATGGAAATCTCAAATTTCCTTGCAAGAATTACTTCCTTCTTTGGATGGTTGAGAGCATGAATGGTGATAGGCAAAGGCTCGTTTCCACCTGCATGGACAGCCAACCAGTTTGGACTCCAAAGAGCTACATTCTGGAAAACCAAGCTACTAATTCTAACCACATTAGGGCTTCATTATGTAATTACACTGGAAGGCAGGAACCTAACATTGTTGGTGGTCGGGGCAGACACAGACACCCTTTTTCCCTTAACAAATCTCTGGATTTCTTCATTCACTTCACGTCCAAGTTCCCATTGGTCATCACTTTCCTTCTGATTGCATTTTTCGCAGTTCCGTGCAGTGCCATTATTTTAGTCCTGTACTTGCTTGTCACTATTCTTTTTGCTATCCCATCATTCCTCGTATTGTACTTTGCATGCCCAATGATGCACAAGCTAGTAAGAAATATAACCTCTTGA